From the Cucumis sativus cultivar 9930 chromosome 5, Cucumber_9930_V3, whole genome shotgun sequence genome, the window CCAAAATCAATCTCATAAAATTGGGCTTATTTGTGCATTGATGGGCTTATTTGTTATCGTTATCTCCAAAATCAAACGACTTTGTAGGTCACGTCTTGTTAAAAGCCCAGGAATGGCTCCAAGAATTGGGTTTATTATGGGCCAATATTAAAGAACAGGGATAAAAGCCCAATAATGGCCCGAAAATGTTGGCAAATGGCCCATTTCAGAAATTACATTCTatccatatttttaaatttattttgtgtttttgtgaTATCTCAAACGtttaagtaattttaaattgttatcctccctacatatttataaatatttatatttaaaaaaatctaaacacCATCCCCTCCCTGCCTATAcctaaatatttgtatttgaaaaataaaaaaaatatattttgtaagatttagagtttagtttctttttagtGTTTAGGTTTCAAAATGGTACACATTTagatttttatgttttgatcgTGGTTTCATTTTAATCCTTAAGTTTTCAAACGTTAAAATCAAcctttaaaatttgagttttgttttaattttgtttctaggtttgaatatatatatatatatttttatcaattgttCATTAAATAGTCACGTCTAAATTAAACGTtaatgaaaatagtttattaaacaatttaaaagaattatgaaaaagaaaaataagatttagtttcaatgaaaaatggtaaaatttaattaattatttaaatttattaagatACAATGGAGAATGAgcataaatgataaaaaatcaaggttaaaaatgtaaatattaagataaaatatgtttgagtaaaattataatattttgaaatataaaagcTAAATTGGAATCAAActcaaatgtttaaaaaggTAGGATGgtaaataaaaaccaaacccaaaaattagaaagcaaaatattagttttctcgtaaatttatataacattttgatGAATGGTAATTAGAGCAATGTATTTATGATAGACTCTAATATACAATCCAATACTAAACTCCTACCAGTCTACCACTTATAACGGTgttacaaatttgttttagaaagaATTTAatcatatgtatatacacGTATATATTGGTATTCGAAGTTTGATTTGAGTGCTTTCCTTTGGTTGattgatattatttaaaaagaaatagaaatacctctctctctcctttcttCTCTAAATCTTAATCATATTTTAGAGAAACTTCAAAAGATGGGGTTGTGGTGAGAAGGTGTTGGTAGAATTACCATAAACATTAGTCCCCAAGTTTTTCTAATAACACTTTATCCTTTCTATTTGTATAacttactatttttttttacataaaaactaataaataagtTAAGAAAATTCACCATCGTTTgtacattaaaaataaaaaaagaaatagtaagttataattattagttcatTTCTAGCTAGCATTCTTCAACAAGCTTGCGACGGCTGCCGCAATTGGAGGGCGGACAAAACCACCTTCGACGGCATCGCAGTCGCAGTGGTGGCGGTCTGATCAGCAACAGTGTTCTTACTGGAAATTATACGTTCACACCGGGGACATATGGTTATAGTAGACCTCATCAAGAGGGGCGGGTGTCGATTGTGTCGTGAGACAACGGCAGGGGGAGCAACCTTGATGGCTCTTAGCTCCTCCAGTTCCCACTGCAACCGACGGTTTTGCTCCGTTAATGATCCAAAACATCTCTTCATATATTCGCATTCCAACTCGGTTTGCTTCAGTTTGCTCCTACAAAAGgataaaaattaagtctaaattttaaaaaggactattttcaaatatagcaaatcaaaatacttacaaaataaaaatataaaaatatatatatttaatatttgtaaatatattcaaGAAATGTtgtgatttaaattaaataaaatttcttccaaaaaatgaaaaatgaaattattaaaaaaattcaatcaaactaGATGTGTATGTTTGCTGGAGAAAATATATTCCATAACTTggtgattctttttttaaaacaaaagtggtttactttttatttttctattttacaacagtgaaaagaaaaaaataaatggttataGTCTGAAagcaacaaaataattttatgtccatttgtttgtttattttttttgggttcTAATAAAAGGCTTAAACATAtccatattttgttaaaagaaaaacaatatcttaaaaataataataataataataaaattattttctgtcgtttatttgatttagaaatgaataaaaaagtaaaaacctGGCCCTACGATTCTGAAACCAAACTTCAACTTGTCTTGGCTTCAGCTTCAACTCCATAGCCAAACCTTCCTTTTGCTtctgaaaaaacaaacatttgttccctttatataaataaacacacGCACGATTAACTAACAAAATGTGTGTCAACTTCAAACTTTGATGTTTCATCCCTTCAACCtacataaatattatatatattttctaaaaaggaTACTAGAAGTCGAGAGATCGGTAGGCGCGCTCATATATTTCAATTAGGTTCACACTCTTTTAGTACTCTGTCACACCCCTTTAACCTATGTATTTTcaggaaaagaaaacgaaaaaataaagatgattTTGCTCACAGGGTTTAATGTATGATTGAGCCTAAAGCTTTCTTCAAGAAGGCGGGACTGATCTTTCGACAGACGAAGCTTCTTCCTTGGTTGAGTAcctccattattattaatggAGCTTTCTTCTTCCCCCTCTTCCACGCTCGGCCCCCTCGCCCAATCTTCTTCTGCTTCTCCCTCCGCGGGTACTCGGTTCATGTCCAATTCTCTCACTACACAAACTCTCACTTTCACTTTAATCAACATGCAATAGCATGACAAATCTAAACCTAGCTTAAGTGTTTTAGACGTCCGAccaaatactttttaaaaagattatcCCTAcctaacattttttaaacttacaaaaaaaaatcattaaagtgaggatatatatacatagacACCCACATAGCACTGTGATGGAAAAAGTGGAGATTGAATCAATTTCTCATACTCGGGGGTTGTAACCTAATCAAGATATTGTTATAAATTACAGAGGTATTGAAACACAAGAAGAATTAAGGATGGAACGAAAATGATATTGTGAAGCCTGAAAAATGTGGAAAACAAGGTTGGTTTGAAAGCTGTGAGAACTGATTGAGTttgttataacaaaaaaaatagtctcAAAATGATCAGTCAAGAATGGAATTTGTATTACATTACAAATCCATTCCAAAACTATCCCCAAACAACTTCGTAATGTCTTAATCATTACTGAATTTGTTGATGCATGAAAATGGAGAGCTTACCGAACAAAGGACGAGTGGTCagtggtgaagaagaaaagccaGGCATGGAAATGGAGAGATCCAAGTTGGATGAATTGATAGG encodes:
- the LOC101206325 gene encoding homeobox-leucine zipper protein HOX3, yielding MAFFDPINSSNLDLSISMPGFSSSPLTTRPLFVRELDMNRVPAEGEAEEDWARGPSVEEGEEESSINNNGGTQPRKKLRLSKDQSRLLEESFRLNHTLNPKQKEGLAMELKLKPRQVEVWFQNRRARSKLKQTELECEYMKRCFGSLTEQNRRLQWELEELRAIKVAPPAVVSRHNRHPPLLMRSTITICPRCERIISSKNTVADQTATTATAMPSKVVLSALQLRQPSQAC